Proteins encoded together in one Phalacrocorax aristotelis chromosome 7, bGulAri2.1, whole genome shotgun sequence window:
- the MESD gene encoding LRP chaperone MESD, with product MAAAAGWALLGLALWLCAAAGAAETEGRRRAGPAKKKDIRDYNDADMARLLEQWEKDDDIEEGDLPEHKRPPAPIDFSKIDPGKPESILKLTKKGKTLMMFVTVSGNPTEKETEEITSLWQGSLFNANYDVQRFIVGSNRAIFMLRDGGYAWEIKDFLINQERCADVTLEGQVYPGKGAEESEKVKNKTKPEKAKKKKDGDKKSNSIKEDNRATKQREDL from the exons atggcggcggccgccggcTGGGCCCTGCTGGGCCTGGCGCTGTGGCTGTGCGCGGCGGCCGGGGCTGCTGAGACAgaggggaggcggcgggcggggccggccAAGAAGAAGGACATTCGGGACTACAACGACGCGGACATGGCTCGGCTgctggagcagtgggag aaagatgATGACATTGAAGAGGGGGATCTTCCTGAACACAAGAGGCCTCCAGCACCAATAGATTTCTCAAAAATTGATCCAGGCAAGCCTGAAAGTATCCTGAAGCTGACAAAAAAGGGGAAGACTTTGATGATGTTTGTCACGGTATCGGGAAATCCCACAGAAAAGGAGACGGAAGAAATCACTAGCTTGTGGCAGGGCAGTCTCTTTAACGCAAACTATGATGTGCAAAG GTTTATCGTTGGCTCAAATCGTGCCATCTTTATGCTACGTGATGGTGGTTACGCCTGGGAGATCAAAGACTTTCTGATAAACCAAGAAAGGTGTGCGGATGTTACTCTGGAAGGTCAGGTTTATCCTGGcaaaggagcagaagaaagtgagaaagtgaaaaacaaaacaaaacctgaaaaagcaaagaagaaaaaagatggagaCAAGAAATCTAATAGCATCAAAGAGGACAACCGAGCAACCAAACAGAGAGAGGATCTATGA